A genomic window from Punica granatum isolate Tunisia-2019 chromosome 2, ASM765513v2, whole genome shotgun sequence includes:
- the LOC116194917 gene encoding betaine aldehyde dehydrogenase, chloroplastic-like: MLFIDSEWQEPVLRKRIPIINPTTEEIIGDIPAATAEDVELAVRAARRALARNKGKDWSTASSAVRAKYMRAIAAKIKERKSQLAKLEVMDCGKPYDEATSDMDDVAGCFEYYADLAEGLDAKQKAPISFPSETFKSHVLKEPIGVVGLISPWNYPLLMATWKVAPALAAGCAAILKPSELASVTCLELADVCREVGLPAGVLNILTGLGPEAGAPLASHPHVDKITFTGSNATGHKIMASAAQLVKPVSLELGGKSPIVVFQDVDLDRAAEWTMFGCFWTNGQICSATSHLLVQESIAAEFLDRLVKWTKNIKTLILSKKYEKILKFISRAKSEGATVLCGGDQPKHLNKGYFIEPTIITNVDRSMEIWREEVFGPVLCVKTFSTEEEALELANDSQYALAAAVISNDLERCERMTRAFQAGIVWVNCSQPCFT; this comes from the exons ATGCTGTTTATCGACAGCGAGTGGCAGGAACCTGTCCTGAGGAAGCGGATTCCCATCATTAACCCCACTACCGAGGAAATCATCg GGGATATTCCAGCTGCTACTGCTGAAGATGTGGAGCTTGCTGTCCGTGCTGCTCGGAGAGCCCTCGCCAGGAACAAGGGAAAAGATTGGTCAACAGCCTCCAGTGCCGTGCGTGCCAAGTATATGAGGGCTATTGCTGCTAAG ATAAAGGAGCGGAAATCTCAACTGGCTAAACTCGAGGTAATGGATTGTGGGAAGCCTTACGATGAAGCAACATCGGATATG GATGATGTTGCTGGCTGTTTTGAGTATTATGCTGACCTTGCTGAAGGGTTAGATGCAAAACAGAAGGCTCCTATCTCTTTTCCATCGGAAACATTTAAAAGCCACGTCCTCAAGGAACCCATCGGAGTGGTCGGGTTGATTTCACCATG GAACTATCCTCTCTTGATGGCTACCTGGAAAGTGGCTCCTGCTTTGGCTGCCGGATGTGCTGCAATACTGAAGCCATCCGAGTTGGCATCCGT AACGTGCTTGGAGCTTGCTGATGTTTGTCGAGAGGTGGGTCTTCCTGCTGGTGTTCTCAATATCCTGACGGGGCTAGGTCCAGAAGCTGGAGCTCCCCTGGCATCTCATCCTCATGTCGACAAG ATTACATTTACAGGAAGTAATGCTACGGGGCACAAGATAATGGCATCTGCAGCTCAACTTGTTAAG CCAGTATCCTTGGAGCTCGGAGGGAAAAGCCCGATTGTTGTGTTTCAGGATGTTGATCTTGATAGAG CGGCCGAATGGACCATGTTTGGTTGCTTTTGGACGAATGGTCAAATTTGTAGTGCAACATCTCATCTTCTCGTGCAA GAAAGCATAGCAGCCGAGTTTCTTGACAGGCTTGTCAAATGGACCAAAAACATCAAAACACTGATCCTTTCGAAGAAG tatgagaaaatattgaaGTTTATATCTAGAGCCAAAAGTGAAGGAGCGACCGTTTTATGCGGCGGGGATCAACCCAAG CACTTAAATAAGGGATACTTCATCGAACCAACCATCATAACTAATGTCGATAGATCCATGGAGATATGGAGAGAGGAAGTCTTTGGGCCTGTTCTCTGTGTTAAAACATTTAGCACGGAAGAGGAGGCCCTTGAGTTGGCAAATGATTCCCA GTACGCCTTAGCAGCAGCTGTTATATCAAATGATTTGGAAAGATGTGAGCGGATGACTCGG GCCTTTCAGGCGGGCATCGTGTGGGTCAACTGCTCCCAGCCATGCTTCACTTAA